The Dermacentor albipictus isolate Rhodes 1998 colony chromosome 2, USDA_Dalb.pri_finalv2, whole genome shotgun sequence genome has a segment encoding these proteins:
- the LOC139056391 gene encoding piggyBac transposable element-derived protein 3-like, which yields MNALNWVAQAFQPKNTDCTYKPQGGSVPEEPMAYFTRYFSPTLFSDLATFTNMYVLQTDGNVLGTSAEEIKVFCGILMLMGILKFPRIRMYWQASTRIPAIAESMTAKRFFRIRAALHITDSNAPRDPASQDKFWKVRPVIEAIRSRCLQLEPLEHNSIDEQMIPFTGRVPAKQFVKGKPNPEGVKVFLRCSADGLARDLELYQGKGTGVSAQHAHLGLGGSVVMRLVEAMPKGKNLKCFMDNYFTSVPLILQLKEMGILASGTIRANRLLKCCLKSEKELKKEGRGSMDEKVSTKGDIAIVRWQDNGVVNMASTQIGIGNVGKVKRWSEATKQHIEIDCPEVIFKYNLYMGGVDKLDFLMSLYPLTARTRKWPVRAMSHFLSFALCNSWIEYLRDASAENLAQKSTLDMMAFQTDIANSLIACSRAPPKKRGRPSTEYPEPVAKKARPHLLPTVTIRYDGYNHWPEYVSTPNSQRCRREGCKAKCRIRCQKCHVFLCVSAQNNCFYLFHAK from the coding sequence ATGAATGCGTTGAATTGGGTGGCCCAAGCTTTTCAGCCTAAGAACACCGATTGCACCTACAAGCCTCAAGGTGGATCAGTACCTGAAGAGCCCATGGCATACTTCACTCGGTATTTTTCACCCACGCTTTTTAGTGATCTAGCAACATTCACTAACATGTACGTGCTCCAGACAGATGGAAATGTGCTAGGAACTTCTGCAGAAGAAATCAAAGTTTTTTGTGGAATTCTCATGCTGATGGGAATTCTAAAATTCCCGAGAATTCGCATGTATTGGCAAGCCTCGACAAGAATTCCAGCAATAGCGGAATCTATGACGGCAAAGCGATTTTTTAGAATTAGAGCCGCACTGCACATTACGGACTCAAACGCTCCTCGTGACCCAGCCAGCCAGGACAAGTTCTGGAAAGTGCGCCCTGTCATAGAAGCCATCAGGTCACGATGCTTGCAGCTGGAACCCTTGGAGCACAATAGTATAGATGAGCAAATGATTCCTTTCACAGGCCGTGTCCCTGCAAAACAGTTTGTGAAGGGAAAGCCAAATCCAGAAGGGGTGAAGGTGTTCCTCCGCTGCAGCGCCGATGGCTTAGCTCGTGACCTTGAGCTGTACCAGGGTAAGGGAACAGGAGTCAGTGCGCAACATGCACATCTCGGACTTGGCGGGTCAGTCGTCATGCGTCTTGTCGAGGCAATGCCTAAGGGAAAGAACCTGAAGTGCTTCATGGACAACTATTTCACCTCAGTGCCACTCATCCTGCAGCTGAAGGAAATGGGCATTCTTGCCAGCGGTACGATACGAGCCAACCGCCTGCTGAAGTGCTGCTTAAAAAGCGAGAAAGAACTGAAGAAAGAAGGTCGGGGAAGCATGGATGAGAAGGTTTCCACGAAAGGAGACATTGCTATTGTGAGATGGCAAGATAACGGAGTCGTAAACATGGCATCCACACAAATTGGAATTGGTAATGTTGGAAAAGTGAAACGATGGAGCGAGGCAACAAAGCAGCATATAGAAATTGACTGCCCAGAAGTGATTTTTAAGTACAACTTGTACATGGGAGGGGTCGATAAACTCGACTTCCTAATGTCGCTGTACCCCCTTACGGCAAGAACCAGAAAGTGGCCAGTGAGGGCCATGTCTCACTTTCTGTCTTTTGCGTTGTGCAACAGCTGGATAGAATACCTGAGAGACGCAAGTGCCGAGAACCTTGCACAGAAAAGTACTTTGGACATGATGGCCTTCCAAACAGACATTGCTAACAGCCTAATCGCATGCAGCAGAGCTCCTCCAAAAAAGCGTGGTCGGCCAAGCACTGAATACCCCGAGCCTGTTGCGAAGAAGGCAAGACCGCATTTGCTACCGACCGTAACCATCAGGTATGATGGCTACAATCACTGGCCGGAGTATGTCAGCACACCGAACTCGCAACGCTGTCGCCGTGAGGGATGCAAAGCGAAGTGCCGGATTCGCTGTCAAAAATGTCACGTGTTTTTGTGCGTGTCGGCACAGAACAATTGTTTTTACCTTTTTCACGCCAAGTAG